TCAAGCTGCTCCAACCATTTAAGCAAACAACAATTTGTATAGCAGGCAAGGGTGATACTGTTAATTTCTGGAATGACAGGTGGCAAGAGATCCCTTTGAATGAGAAATACCCAGAGCTACACTCATTTGCAGTCAGTCATGAGGTCTCTCTCTTCCAAATTCAGCAACAAGCAGACTTCAGTCACCACTTCCACAGACCCCTCTCACTTGAAGCATATAATCAATACAATGTACTTGAAGAACTGGTTACTAGCAGAGCAAACACTGTTGCTCAAGATGTCTGGACCTTACACACAGCCTCCCCAAAATTCTCTTCAATGAAACTTTACAGATCAATGATGGGAGTGAGTACAACAACAATGTTTTCATGATGGTTTGGAAATCTGCTTGCCGTCTTAGACACAAAATCTTCTTCTGGCTTCTACTGCATGACAGGCTGAGCACAAGAAATATGCTTCAAAGAAGGAACATGCACCTGGAAGACTACAACTGTGCATTGTGTTCTGATAGAACAGAGGAAACCATTTCACATCTTTTCTGGAACTGTCCATTCACTTGGTTGTGCTGGAGCTCAATCATTCGCAACAGAAACAGAGGCATATCCACTTTTGATGAAGTACACCTATTGAGACAGAGACTACCACCGGACATTGTCATGGAAATCATTATCATAGGATGTTGGAGCTCATGGATGACAAGGAATGATAAAATCTTCAGGAGAGCTCCACCTCATCCAGACTCATGGAAATTCTATCTTAAAGGACTCCAGGCTACCAGGCTAAGAGCAAAGCATACCAAAGACATACAAATCAGTTCCTGGATAGTGCAAAACTTGTAATTTAATTTCCATGTTTGATCATACGGGTGTTGGGTGATCCTTGTTGGACTATTATTCTGTACATATTTAAATTAGTTCTACGGTTTCGGCTAAAAAAATGCGAAATTCATATATCAAAACAATAGAAACACACTACAATTCTTATTGCAACCTAGGAAAATGTCTTGAGCTAGGTTTAGGCCCTCCTTAGACGACCTTTCCACGCAATTTTTTTTTACCATTTACTTATAAGCTTGGGATGATCTGTTTTTGTACGCATTCAAACAAATTATGGTGAAAATATCatgtaaaaaataaaaaaatcgtGTATGATtaaattatttcttttctttaaCCCCTTTTTTAGAATAGCGTGGATGAAATGACCATCCATCCACCTACTAACCTCATCACGTCGACAAGCAGATCGACGATCGAATACAGAAGGACATACCGATCGACGACTGGACACACCCCCTCTCCCTCGTCACACACGCCAGAGCTTTGAATAGACAAATATGGCCTCTCCCCCGGCCGCATTTGCTTCTCTCCTGTAGTCCTGTCCTGTGGAATCCATCATCTTGACGTGACATCTCCATACCTCTCCCCTCCACCGCATTCAATGCGAAGACAAGCTGCCTCTGGGCATAGGTGTACTGTCTAGCTATAGCCATGGAGGACAGgggatgagagagagagagtagaTCGACGATGATGATATGAGAGAGAAGGTGAAGTGACAACTGAGGTGACGACCTTTTCTGCAATGTGGAAAGGATCGACATCCTCTCTCTTCTCCCTGCCCCACCAGGTTTGATATCCGCGCTCCCTGGGTCCCGCCCCCTTGTCTCCCTTCCTCCTTTACATAGACcctatcttcttcttctagctcttggcctcctcctcctcagtccCCCTCCCCTCCTCACCAGAAGCTCGCTCAGGCAGCTCTGGTCTGCTGCCTCCACCTCCATCGTGCCGGCTGATCGAGCAGCCGGTGTTCTTCTCTGCTTGCCTTCTTGTTCGTCGTCTCCCACTTTCATCGTCTTCTTGGTGAGTACGTACGTTTTCTGCTTCATCGGATTGCAGATTTGCGCGCGATTCCCTCTTGATCTTGATCCATGCTCTTTGATTTTGCACCGTCGGTGTGCTTGATTGATTATGTGCCATGAACTGCTGCATCTTCGCATGTGTTAGTCAAATCTAGGGCATGCTTGCATGAGCATGACTAAACCTTTCCTTTCAATTTGGGAATCAAGAACCAAGAAGCTTTATTTAATCATGCGCCTCCCCTCCCCCCGATCGATTTAGTTTTTTTcttcgtcttcatcatcatggaCTAGATTTTTTTGTGTATATCTTCATTGTaccaagaaagaaagaaaaagctACCAGATCTTTACTACTAGCGCTAGCTAGGGTTCCATTAATTCCATCCGTGCGTGCGAGTTGACCGGTCAGGGCTTTTCAATGAAGTAATCTCACCCATCGATCGCCATCACTGTGCGTCTGTGCAGGTAGCTAGCCTCAGAGTTCTTGCTACATCCTGCAGCGTGTTTCTGTTTTTGCCATGTCCTGTGTTGTTTTTTCCCCTACTGCATGTCTCAGGTTGTGTCAGCTCGTTGCATCATTGCATGGCTGCCAAAGCTCAGCTCAGCTCAGATCGTAGGTTTGAGAAACATGCGGCCTGAGAAACACTTGTCCTCAAGCTAGTTAGGCGTGTCAGCTAACCTGAAACCCTAGTTCTCGCTGAATCCTCATCTGCCGTAGCTAGCTAGGATTGGAGGGAGATACTACTTCGCCAAGAACTTCAAGAAACCGACGAGCTCTTGAGAGTACACTGGGACACTATAAGCCATATAGCTATACAGATATATTTATTGCAGTCGTTTGACCATTGGTCAAGGCCAGCATTGTTTACTAAGGCCATGCCATCGGTGCAGATCTGAGCGCTGAGAACCGGCGAGGAGGCAAGTTGGTCGGCCGGTGGCGATGGAAATGTCTGGCGTGAGCGCGGTGGACAGCCCTGGAAGCGGCAGCGCGTCGTCGGCGCTGGGAGCGCCGCGGCCGAGCAGGTACGAGTCGCAGAAGCGGCGGGACTGGCAGACGTTCGGGCAGTACCTACGGAACCACCGCCCCCCGCTGGAGCTGGCGCGGTGCAGCGGCGCGCACGTGCTGGAGTTCCTCCGGTACCTGGACCAGTTCGGCAAGACCAAGGTGCACACCGCGGGGTGCCCCTTCTTCGGCCACCCATCGCCGCCGGCCCCGTGCCCGTGCCCGCTGAAGCAGGCGTGGGGGTCCCTGGACGCGCTGGTGGGCCGTCTCCGCGCCGCCTTCGAGGAGCACGGCGGACGCCCGGAGGCCAACCCGTTCGGGGCGCGCGCCGTGAGGCTCTACCTCCGCGACGTCCGCGACGGCCAGGCCAAGGCGCGCGGCATCGCCTACGAGAAGAAGCGCCGGAAGAGGCACCCCCAGACGTCGTCCAAGCAGAAGCagcaggcggcggcggcctccgccGCGGCCAGCCCGGCGCCCGTGGACAGGCCCGACATGCGGCATGGCATGCTGGAGCAGACGCACTACCTGTTCCCCATGCACGCGCACCTGTTCCAGGGACACTTCCTGGCGCCGGCGCCCGACGGCGACCCCGTGGGAGCCCTGGATGGCGTAGTCCCCGCCGGGGATGACATCGTGATGGTGATGGCGGCCGCGGCAGCCGCCGCCGAGGCGCACGCTGCCGGGTGCATGATGCCGCTGTCCGTGTTCAACTAGCTAGCTCGACGCAGAGAATCAAGTAATTAAGTAGGCCTAAGTAAGTCAAGCGTGCATGTAGTTTTGGCAATGGCGATGCCTCGGCTTGGTCATCTCGCCATTTGAACACACCCCTAGGTTTGTACGCAGTGCGCGCCAACTCGTCGAGCGTAATCCACTAGTAGCTCTTTTGCATTAGCGACTGAGGTAATTAGTCATGGTTATCTGTAATGTACTCTGCATGGTTGTGTACGTGAAGTCACGGAAGTTGGCAGGTTTGAAATGTTGGCTTAATGAAACTCACAGCCAATTAAGTGTTATGTTTGTGTTACTCCATTTCATGGTTAGCTAGCACAGGATGTTTCTCTGATAAGTGTCTAATTTAGTTCACCAAGTCATTTATTTTTCTAGTTCGCTGAGAAATATTAAAAATAGTGAATATAAATGTTGGGACACATGTCATATCTAGTTTGTCAAATTAGGTTTTCTAAGTCTCAGTCGGCTGAGTTGATGCTATATTTCTTTGATCTTTTACATAAAAtgttttttttcagttttttcttCTTTAATCTTATATACTATATTATTGGACTGAGACCTAGCCACACCCTAAAATCAGTCCCAACGGTCATATCTTCAACTACTTTATTTTCCTACTCGTATATAGCGAGTACTCccttcgtttctaaatataagtctttgtaaaGATTTTACCATGAACCACGTATGGATGTAGATGCATTTTAAAATGTAGATTgacatggtgaaatctctacaaagacttatatttaagtaacggagggagtatataataTTACTATCGCTTCTGATGGCATACCTAGCCAGACACAACTAACGCTCATGCACCTGTCGGATCGAGCTAGAAGTATATGAATATACGATACTTGTCAAGTAGTACTACACGCTTGGTTGTACACCGGTTGTGGCGACCCTTTCCCCAACATCACAACAACGTACGTCAGATTTCAGTACTACTATGAACCAACGATCCATTCTCCAGTGTACTGTAGCCAATTAGAAAAGTTCATCACTCTCCGCCATCCGATCGATCGGGCGCGCGCACCTTCGTACTCCAGGACTTTTTAATGGGATAGTGAAAGTAATTTTGATGGAGACCAAACATAGACGTGCGGTGCGAATGCAGCTGGGCGGCTAGCTAGCCATTCCCACCACCTCAGTGCGAGCGTGTGGTTCGTGCTACTCCTCGCCTTGCTGGAACTTGCACAGTGATATCGGTGTGCTAATGGCATGTCGTCAGTGCAGCGTAGTATGATCCTCAGGCGGTACAGATTAATGAAATGGTTGCCCACTTGATTCCCATGCATACTGGGAGTGGATGTGACTCGTGCATGTACCGCCGCTGCGATCAGGTTTCCCCTGATTTGGCAGTGCGCTGCAGCATGTGCTGGGCGCCTAGACCTGGACCAGTCAAGCGTTTCACAGGGCCTATCTTGGATTGGTCCATCCAATGCGTTGAACAAGACCGCTTGGGGTACTAGTAGAAGTTTTGTTCAGAGATCAGCTCACTGTTTCAAAGCTGTCTATCATGTTTCCAGACAGATTAATGGGATAACTCATAATTTTTTATAAATGATGGATTTTATTGACTCAAAACGAAGCATCTAGAGCATACAAAGCACGATAAGCACAGACTTCTGCTAACTAGAATGCACAGCCAACACCAAAGTACACACAAAACTCGCCGACAAATAGCAAAgtcatactccctccatctaaAATTAAATGTCGCTGAAATGAGTGTATCTAGACGTGTTTTAGTGTGTGCATTCACTCATTTTTCAGTGATAATTAATTCTGGGCGGGGGTATTATAAGATCAAAGATATGTGTAGGCGAGAAAAAAAAAACCTAAAGCGATCAAATCCACAATCGACAAACTACGATAATAACCATATTCATACGAACCATCTCATGACATCAAAAGGACGACGGGTTTCTTCAATAGCAACGCCTATCTGACCCTGCCCCGGTAGGATCGAGACCACCGATTGTACATGGACCGACGATCTCATGAATCATGATCAATGTTCGCTGCGTACAACTGATATCACAAGTACACATCGACTACGACACATTAAAGTCTTACATAgatatgaccattatggtcaagtatTACATAAAAGCCACATGGGCGGATACACCAAATAAACACTACAACGAGAAGTCCAACGATAACTTGAGCCCATGTCACGAGCCTTAACCCTACATGCAATATGATAGGGAAGCGTCCTAGTTCACAAGGGCATCCTTGAAGAACTCATCTTCGTTGAAATCCTTCATGTCTGGCCAAGTTAATAGCCATGAACGTGTTAAttagtactttgaatgtactcgcaaacaacCTTCATGTGACAGCGAAATAAACATGCATGACTTATATAAATGAAAACTCCTACACTTATGTTTGATCGGTGGTTCAATAACTATTTACTAGCAGGTGTATGGCATATTGTTTTGGAAACCAGGTGTATATTTAAACCATGATGTCATAAGGTTACAAACATCATGATGAGCAGATTTACGTTAATCCCAACTTGATCATCTCAGACATCGCTCTTCATCTTATCTCAACCCATGCTCAAGTTCTTATAAGTCAACTTTTATGGAAATAATCTAAGCATGGTCATTTGACTGTCCTTGGCCAtgaacacggctattcgaatagtttgacactctgcagagtttgtactttgtGTCAGCCACCACTCATCGCATATCAAGTACCCGAGCTAAGCATTCGAACGAAATCTTACCCCAGCAGACATTAACATAGAGTCCACTTGTTGGTTCTCGGTCGTTGTACCTAACTATCTCAACGTATGGCTTGGTCGATTTTTTGATATTTACACCTAGCACACGAGGGAACCAACGGTGTGCCTGGTGCTGAACATGGGGCCCGTAcaggcacgaccccgtcccgagagtgaCTTTTCTCACTCCCATCACTAGTAATGCATGCCCTTTGCTAGTGCCGATCAAGGTAATAAATCTTTCCCCGTTCCATACCAGCGTAATATGGTTGCacatgtaaggttggaataacaTGCACCACTAAAATGTAATTCTTTTTTGGAAAAAACTTAGTAGGAGGATCATTGATTTGTTGCGTACTAGGATATTCACTTAATAGAACGTTATGTCTGCATAATACCAA
The sequence above is a segment of the Aegilops tauschii subsp. strangulata cultivar AL8/78 chromosome 6, Aet v6.0, whole genome shotgun sequence genome. Coding sequences within it:
- the LOC109758623 gene encoding protein G1-like1, which translates into the protein MEMSGVSAVDSPGSGSASSALGAPRPSRYESQKRRDWQTFGQYLRNHRPPLELARCSGAHVLEFLRYLDQFGKTKVHTAGCPFFGHPSPPAPCPCPLKQAWGSLDALVGRLRAAFEEHGGRPEANPFGARAVRLYLRDVRDGQAKARGIAYEKKRRKRHPQTSSKQKQQAAAASAAASPAPVDRPDMRHGMLEQTHYLFPMHAHLFQGHFLAPAPDGDPVGALDGVVPAGDDIVMVMAAAAAAAEAHAAGCMMPLSVFN